AAATTTTAATTATAATATTTCCTGTTGCTATACAACAACATGGGAAAATGTCTCCTATGTTGTATGAAGCTAAGGGATGTATTTCATTTATGTAATATATATTACCTTTTAGTAGTTTAATTCTACATGTACCACAATATCCTTGTTTACATTGATATTCTACATGTATGTTGTGTTTCGTTAATATAAGGAGTAATGGAATTTTTTTGAATTGATAATAGATAATATACTTTTTGTTATAAATTTCAATAGTTGAATAAGACATTTATAATTTAAACTTATTAAATGCAGTATCATTAATATCAGAATCAATTTGTCCGATTAGGTAAGAGCTTACAGAAATTTCTTGAGGTGCTACTTGAACATTATCTGAAATTAACCAAGCGTTTATCCATGGAATAGGATTAGAGGTAATTTCAAAAGGCATAGGTAGTCCGATAGCATTCATACGGATATTAGTAATGTATTCAATGTATTGCGATAAAATCTCTTTATTTAATCCAAGCATGGAACCATCTTGAAATAAATACTCCACCCATGATTTTTCTTGCTCTGATACTGAAATAAACAAATTACAGCATTCTTTATGACACTCTTGAGTAATTTTTGACATTTCTTCATGATTGTTATCATTTTTTAATATATTTAAAATATGTTGAGTTCCAGTGAGGTGCAGTGCTTCATCTCTAGCAATTAATCTAATTATTTTTGCGTTACCTTCCATAATTTCTCTTTCTGCAAAAGCAAAAGAACAAGCAAAACTTACATAGAATCGAATAGCCTCTAATGCATTTACACTGATTAAACACAGGTACAATAGTTTTTTAATCTCGCGTAGATTAATAGATATCTTTGTTCCGTTAATTATGTGTATTCCCTCTCCTAATAGGTGCCAATAGCTAGTCATTTTTATAAGATTATCATAATATTTAGCAATGTCTTGAGCTCTATTGACTATATTTTTATTATTAACTATATCGTCAAAGATTACAGAAGGAGTATTGATTATATTTCTTATAATATGGGTATATGATCTAGAATGAATAGTTTCCGAAAATGACCATGTTTCTATCCATGTTTCTAATTCAGGAAGTGAAACGATTGGTAAAAAGGCAACGTTTGGACTTCTCCCTTGAATTGAATCTAATAGTGTTTGGTATTTTAAGTTACTAATAAAAATATGTTTCTCGTGATCCGGAAGATTCTGAAAATCAATTGCATCTCGTGATAGATCTACTTCTTCTGGTCTCCAAAAAAAAGATAGTTGTTTTTCTATGAGTTTTTCGAAAATTTCATATTTCTGTTGATCATATCTTGAGACGTTAACTGGTTGTCCAAAAAACATAGGTTCAAAAAGTTGGTTATTTTTATTTTTAGAAAAAGTAGTGTATGTCATATGATTATCCTATATAAGTAATAAATATATTATGTCTTAAATGAAAGTAAAGTGATTAATTTATATTTTACAAGCTCCATTTTCGCAATTGTCATTATTTATAAAAATTGGAATTTCGATTTGATTATCTTTGGCATCATCTTTAGTATTTTGGTAATATAGTGTTTTTAAACCTAACTTATAAGCTGTCAATAAATCTATTATTAATTGTTTCATAGGTATTTTTCCATTAGAAAATAATCTAGGATTATAATTAGTATTAGTAGAAATAGCTTGATCTACGAATTTTTGCATGATACCTGCTAATTGTAAATACCCAGTGTTATTCGGAATGTTCCATAGTAATTCATAATGTGATTTTAGCTTTTTATACTCAGGTACTACTTGTCGAAGCATGCCATCTTTTGATGCTTTGATGCTAATAAATCCTCTAGGTGGTTCTATACCATTAGTAGCATTTGAAATTTGAGAAGATGTTTCTGAAGGCATTAATGCTGATACTGTAGAATTGCGTAATCCATATTTTTTAATTTTCCTTCTTAAAAATTCCCAGTCTAAATGCAATGGTTCGTTACAAATTTTATCTACGTCTTTTTTGTAAGTGTCTATAGGTAAGATACCCTGGCAATATGTTGTTTGATTAAACCCAGCGCATACTCCTTTTTCTTTTGCTAATTCGCATGACGCATTTAACAAATGATATTGTATAGCTTCAAATGTTCGATGAGTTAGAGCATTTGCACTTCCATCAGAATATCGTACTTTGTTTTTGGCTAAATAGTACGCAAAATTAATTACTCCAATGCCTAGTGATCTTCTGGATAACGCTGATTTTTTGGCTCCTATGATGGGATAATTTTGATAATCTAATACTGAATCTAATGCTCTTACTATTAAGTGCGAGAGTTCTGATAAATCTTTAAGATTCTTTAGAGAACCTAAATTAATGGCAGATAAAGTGCATAGTGCAATTTCCCCGTTGGGATCATGGATATCATTTAATGGATTAGTTGGTAGTGTTATTTCCAAACATAAGTTGGATTGCCTAATAGGTGCAAGTTTTGGATTAAAAGCACTGTGTGTATTACAGTGATCAACGTTTTGTATATAAATTCTTCCGGTAGAGGTTCTTTCTTGCATAATTAAAGAGAATAAATGAGTTGCTTTTATTTTCTTTTTTCTAATTTTTTTGTTATTTTCATATTTGACGTATAATTTTTCGAATTGTTGTTGATCAGAAAAAAAAGAATCATATAATCTCGGAACATCGGATGGACTAAATAATGTAATGTATTTTCCTGATATCATTCGTTGATACATCAATTTATTTATTTGTATTCCATAATCCATATGGCGAACTCGATTTTCGTCTATTCCTCTGTTATTTTTTAATACTAATAGACTTTCTACTTCAAGATGCCAAATTGGATAAAATATAGTAGCTGCACCACCTCTAACGCCACCTTGTGAACATGACTTAACAGCGCTCTGAAAGTGTTTGTAAAAAGGAATACATCCAGTATGAAATGCATCTCCTCCTCTAATAGGGCTTCCTAAGGCTCTAATTTGACCTGCGTTAATTCCGATTCCTGCACGTTGAGATACATATTTTACAATTGCGCTAGCAGTAGCATTAATAGAATTTAAACTATCAGCGCATTCAATTAAAACGCAAGAACTAAATTGTCGCGTAGGAGTTCTTAATCCAGCCATGATAGGAGTTGGCAAGGAAATTTTAAAAGTAGAAATTGCATTATAAAATTTTTTGATATATTGCATTCTATTTTCTTTTGGATATTTATGAAATAAACATGCTGATATTACAATATATAAAAATTGAGCACTCTCGTAAATTTTTTTAGTTACTCTATTTTGTATTAAATATTTTCCTTCTAATTGTTTTACTGCTGCATAAGAAAAATTCATATCACGCCAATGTTTGATAAAGGAATTCATTTGTATATATTCAGTTTCAGAGTAATCTTTTAATAAATGTTTGTCGTATTTTCCTAATTTTACCATATTTTTTATATACG
Above is a genomic segment from Buchnera aphidicola (Meitanaphis flavogallis) containing:
- the yfaE gene encoding class I ribonucleotide reductase maintenance protein YfaE; the protein is MSYSTIEIYNKKYIIYYQFKKIPLLLILTKHNIHVEYQCKQGYCGTCRIKLLKGNIYYINEIHPLASYNIGDIFPCCCIATGNIIIKI
- the nrdB gene encoding class Ia ribonucleoside-diphosphate reductase subunit beta, with translation MTYTTFSKNKNNQLFEPMFFGQPVNVSRYDQQKYEIFEKLIEKQLSFFWRPEEVDLSRDAIDFQNLPDHEKHIFISNLKYQTLLDSIQGRSPNVAFLPIVSLPELETWIETWSFSETIHSRSYTHIIRNIINTPSVIFDDIVNNKNIVNRAQDIAKYYDNLIKMTSYWHLLGEGIHIINGTKISINLREIKKLLYLCLISVNALEAIRFYVSFACSFAFAEREIMEGNAKIIRLIARDEALHLTGTQHILNILKNDNNHEEMSKITQECHKECCNLFISVSEQEKSWVEYLFQDGSMLGLNKEILSQYIEYITNIRMNAIGLPMPFEITSNPIPWINAWLISDNVQVAPQEISVSSYLIGQIDSDINDTAFNKFKL
- the nrdA gene encoding class 1a ribonucleoside-diphosphate reductase subunit alpha translates to MNPILLVTKRDGQKELINLDKIHRVLNWAAKDLDNISVSQVALKSRIQFYNFIKTTTIHETIIKSAADLISENSPDYQYMAARLAIFHLRKQAFGQFTPPDLYTYIKNMVKLGKYDKHLLKDYSETEYIQMNSFIKHWRDMNFSYAAVKQLEGKYLIQNRVTKKIYESAQFLYIVISACLFHKYPKENRMQYIKKFYNAISTFKISLPTPIMAGLRTPTRQFSSCVLIECADSLNSINATASAIVKYVSQRAGIGINAGQIRALGSPIRGGDAFHTGCIPFYKHFQSAVKSCSQGGVRGGAATIFYPIWHLEVESLLVLKNNRGIDENRVRHMDYGIQINKLMYQRMISGKYITLFSPSDVPRLYDSFFSDQQQFEKLYVKYENNKKIRKKKIKATHLFSLIMQERTSTGRIYIQNVDHCNTHSAFNPKLAPIRQSNLCLEITLPTNPLNDIHDPNGEIALCTLSAINLGSLKNLKDLSELSHLIVRALDSVLDYQNYPIIGAKKSALSRRSLGIGVINFAYYLAKNKVRYSDGSANALTHRTFEAIQYHLLNASCELAKEKGVCAGFNQTTYCQGILPIDTYKKDVDKICNEPLHLDWEFLRRKIKKYGLRNSTVSALMPSETSSQISNATNGIEPPRGFISIKASKDGMLRQVVPEYKKLKSHYELLWNIPNNTGYLQLAGIMQKFVDQAISTNTNYNPRLFSNGKIPMKQLIIDLLTAYKLGLKTLYYQNTKDDAKDNQIEIPIFINNDNCENGACKI